The Elgaria multicarinata webbii isolate HBS135686 ecotype San Diego chromosome 1, rElgMul1.1.pri, whole genome shotgun sequence genome has a window encoding:
- the C1H1orf116 gene encoding specifically androgen-regulated gene protein produces MPKKDFWVGTADPEPKAIVGSAGSRDSMISNESSTSEMSDSGYDYLSVEEKECLMFLEETLDSLDTEADSGLSTDEAETAESSKHPRTWPTRDVPRELAHAHLGKHKKNELKSSKCVTDSVPVVSSNPGHHSFPRNISVKSATQTAKVFLAKATESNAGDRKALPQICLTSWGSPMHETLDISNDQPKMNSQSRASGLESVVIPPPEPFQDQRQNHPRRGQEPPLLNKDYKKDAESGITSLTEFKRNDDVAEGYEALLVQQEPSPEKIELEVRKEAILKPVSPKSNKKCSEQISSAQENYRKSTTLEESVIDSNFKQGPPTAPKPRKLPPNIILKTSKSSAVSLNVDPNHKIKVLSPANGRPRAATGDSSMEKAHSLQKEQERARREALQKLGLLLDKEKDPDDHMTKTSIYSKPAETTRTSSRENVNMDDSTPVKKPDQQQDQVGENAIHPTEINISGVKQANFKSVTLERSGVGLSSYISSGSEDQNVKNSGSVGKMSFFDKITPNFLRSSRPRPASLGMGKDFVNLKENKMNNVELEKNDKRRSYPLQHPSKLPRPPCVSVKITPKGATEEHRREALKKLGLLKE; encoded by the exons ATGCCTAAAAAAGATTTCTGGGTAGGGACAGCTGACCCAGAACCCAAAGCAATTGTTGGCAGTGCAGGCAGCCGTGACAGTATGATCAGTAACGAGTCCAGCACATCCGAAATG AGTGACAGTGGTTACGACTATCTATCAGTGGAGGAGAAAGAATGTCTTATGTTCCTTGAAGAAACATTAGATTCTTTGGATACTGAAGCAGACAGCGGACTTTCCACTGATGAGGCTGAGACTGCTGAGTCTTCAAAGCATCCACGAACATGGCCTACAAGAGATGTTCCCAGAG AGCTGGCTCATGCACATCTTGGAAAgcataaaaaaaatgaactgaagagCAGCAAATGTGTAACTGATTCTGTTCCTGTTGTCAGTTCAAATCCAGGCCACCATAGCTTTCCAAGGAACATCAGTGTAAAAAGCGCAACCCAAACAGCCAAGGTTTTCCTTGCTAAAGCAACAGAGTCGAATGCTGGTGATCGAAAAGCTCTTCCTCAGATATGTCTGACTTCATGGGGGTCTCCTATGCATGAGACCCTGGACATATCAAATGACCAGCCCAAGATGAATTCTCAGTCAAGGGCCTCTGGTTTGGAATCTGTAGTTATTCCACCTCCTGAACCATTCCAGGACCAGAGGCAGAACCATCCCAGAAGAGGACAAGAACCACCACTTCTTAACAAAGATTACAAGAAAGATGCTGAAAGTGGGATAACATCTCTCACTGAATTTAAGAGGAATGATGATGTAGCAGAGGGTTATGAGGCTTTACTTGTCCAGCAGGAGCCTTCACCAGAGAAGATTGAGCTAGAAGTGAGAAAAGAGGCCATTCTGAAACCTGTGTCTCCTAAAAGTAACAAGAAGTGTTCTGAGCAAATTAGTAGTGCTCAGGAAAATTATCGAAAATCTACTACACTGGAAGAATCTGTCATAGATTCAAACTTCAAGCAAGGTCCTCCCACTGCTCCCAAACCCAGAAAACTGCCACCAAATATTATTCTCAAAACCAGCAAAAGTAGTGCTGTGTCACTCAATGTTGATCCAAATCACAAGATAAAAGTGCTATCTCCAGCCAATGGTAGACCAAGAGCTGCAACTGGTGACTCTTCCATGGAAAAGGCTCATTCTCTCCAAAAGGAACAGGAGAGAGCCAGGAGGGAGGCTCTTCAGAAACTGGGACTCCTACTGGATAAAGAAAAAGATCCAGATGATCACATGACCAAAACTTCCATTTACTCAAAACCAGCAGAGACTACCAGGACTAGCAGTAGGGAGAATGTAAATATGGATGATAGTACTCCTGTTAAGAAACCTGACCAGCAGCAAGACCAAGTCGGTGAGAATGCAATCCACCCAACAGAGATCAACATCTCGGGTGTCAAACAGGCAAATTTCAAATCTGTCACACTGGAGCGTTCAGGTGTTGGTCTGAGCAGTTACATCTCATCTGGCAGTGAGGACCAGAATGTTAAGAACAGTGGTTCAGTTGGCAAAATGTCCTTTTTTGACAAAATTACTCCAAACTTTCTCAGGAGTAGCCGACCGCGCCCAGCTTCCCTTGGCATGGGAAAAGACTTTGTTAatctaaaggaaaacaaaatgaataatgTTGAGCTGGAGAAAAATGACAAGAGGAGATCTTATCCACTTCAGCACCCCTCCAAGCTGCCCAGACCACCTTGTGTCAGTGTGAAAATCACACCTAAGGGAGCCACAGAGGAGCACAGAAGGGAAGCTCTGAAAAAACTTGGCCTATTGAAGGAGTAA